Proteins encoded in a region of the bacterium genome:
- a CDS encoding 4Fe-4S binding protein, with the protein MPNVVIDKERCKGCGLCISVCSRKALNISKMQNSKGFFPAEVACPEKCTSCTFCGLVCPDVAIQIYK; encoded by the coding sequence ATGCCCAACGTGGTTATAGACAAGGAGAGATGCAAAGGGTGTGGGCTTTGTATATCAGTATGCTCCAGAAAAGCATTAAATATATCAAAGATGCAAAATTCAAAGGGTTTTTTCCCTGCAGAGGTTGCCTGTCCAGAGAAATGTACATCCTGTACTTTTTGTGGGTTAGTTTGTCCTGATGTAGCAATTCAAATATACAAGTGA
- a CDS encoding NAD(+)/NADH kinase, with protein sequence MVKDITRIGIVGNPRKLSALKLARDLSNWLGKKGIRVFVSHDCSEMLLDKKLAVENEELLSNIDILIALGGDGTLLSAARLVSSSGIPILGVNLGGLGFLTEINYSRIYEVLEQVLGNKFSIENRMLINGYVSRKGKGRVFPFSALNDAVITTEAIARVLKLETSIDRQYVTTYIADGLIISTPTGSTAYSLSAGGPIVHPALKAIIITPICPHTLTNRPIIVSEKSSISVEPIFEANKIALTIDGQIKFDLLYPDKLIIKKAPYTLKLISLPENDFFAILRKKLKWSGHSVNPESIRDK encoded by the coding sequence AATCCTAGGAAGTTATCCGCTTTAAAACTGGCTAGGGATTTATCTAACTGGTTGGGCAAAAAAGGGATAAGAGTCTTTGTGTCTCATGATTGCTCAGAGATGCTTTTAGATAAAAAACTTGCCGTAGAAAATGAAGAATTATTATCCAATATAGATATCTTGATTGCTTTAGGTGGAGATGGAACACTACTTAGTGCAGCAAGGCTTGTTTCATCATCAGGCATACCAATTCTTGGGGTTAATCTTGGTGGACTCGGTTTTCTCACAGAGATTAATTATTCGCGAATATACGAAGTTCTGGAGCAGGTTTTAGGCAACAAGTTTTCTATTGAAAATCGGATGCTGATTAATGGATACGTTTCAAGAAAGGGAAAAGGGAGGGTTTTCCCTTTCTCTGCACTTAATGATGCAGTAATAACCACAGAAGCAATTGCAAGAGTTCTAAAACTTGAGACTTCGATAGATAGGCAATATGTGACCACATATATTGCAGATGGATTAATTATATCAACACCGACAGGCTCTACGGCCTATTCTCTTTCAGCCGGAGGGCCAATTGTGCATCCTGCTCTAAAAGCAATAATTATCACTCCAATATGTCCTCATACACTAACTAACAGACCTATTATTGTTTCAGAAAAAAGCTCTATTTCTGTTGAGCCAATATTTGAGGCTAATAAAATAGCGTTAACGATTGATGGACAGATTAAATTTGACTTGCTGTATCCTGATAAGCTAATTATAAAAAAAGCTCCATATACTTTGAAATTAATTTCGTTACCTGAAAATGATTTTTTTGCAATACTCAGGAAAAAGCTCAAGTGGAGTGGACATTCAGTAAATCCCGAAAGCATTCGGGATAAGTAA